The Nicotiana sylvestris chromosome 6, ASM39365v2, whole genome shotgun sequence genomic sequence AATTGCAAGATTTAAAAGATCTACTTGACATAGTAAGGAAGATCAAGGACATAAAGGAGGAAATAAGCCCAAGTGACACCAGAAATTCCACCAAAAAAGAATCCACCTGTGAACTTTGACCATCCCTCTGCTGTTTGCAATTGGTCTGGCACTTTTTTCCTCCCAGTCAATGTCAATGCTGGTGCTGTTGATGCTTCTCCTTCTTTGAATGATGATATTCCATAAATGGTCAAACATATGCTAAGGATCACTACAAGTCCTGCTGCTGCCAATGAACCAGCTCCCCCTGCATTAACAGTTAGCGGTGTCGAATGAACGCGTTAGGCTGAATTTGAGCAGGTCAAAATGGGTTGAGTTAATAAATGAAACAGTCATTAACCTACCCAAACTTGGACGTGTTGTGGGGGTCATATTTTCATGGACATTCAGCTGAACTCTTACATCACATCTTTGACACGGAGCTTACATATATATGTAAAATATTACTAGATTTTTAACAAATATTAAATCTTTAGCCGACACTTTTTGAAGTACAATGAGTTCATCGTTAAGAATATAAATGCATGAAGTTAAAATTTTGAATTCGACTTTACCTGCATATTCAGTGTTTCTTAATGGACCAGCCTTTACAAATGGGCCAACAAGCAGGAATCCATGGGCCAGGCCCACTTCTACTCCTCGGAGAAGTGGGTTCACGGCGGTCCGGTAGGCTGGTAAGTTGGATAGGTACCAAGCAATCAATGGGCTTGAGGTCACTGGAGTTTCAAGGCTTCCAATGAAAGGGTCACCATTCAGAGGCTGAATCACTTGGTAAGTAGGCTGcataacccaaaaaaaaaaaaaaaaaaaagatgaagtaAATGATAGTCGTTGTGAATTATTGACATCCAACAAACCAAAAGTGGGAAGGGTTACGTGGTTCGAAGGAGTTTAATCGAATTCCTTTTTTCAGAAAATTATATCGTGTATATAGATAACGAATTTTTTttagagaatatatataaaaattgttGAATCATTGTTTAAATAAGATATAAACTTCTAGCATAATGGCAAATGTGAATCAAAATAGTAGTTGTTTTAGATCGCCCATATATACGAGAGGCTCATGTAGCCTATGTTGGATTAATGACTTTCTAGGCCGAGGCAAAAGACGAATCAAGAAGCTTGCATCACAAGAATGAGCGCTTCCTCTTGTTAAATTGACGAATAATATAAATTTCTTCTATTTGTCTTGAGCATATAAACAAAAGGCAGTCCGATGCACAAAGCATCCGTTGTTCACGCAGAGTATAGAGAAAGGCCgcaccccaaaggaatataatcTAGGTAGCCTACCCTAATACAAGCATCAGTTCGTGCACCAGAGAATATAATTTGACATTTAAATATAAATAGGATTTTTGGATCTTTCTCTATCTCCCAGAGAAAAGGAGATCTAAGGTGGCTAGCTTAGTAAATTATTCAATTGAAGTTTCTTGGCTCTGCCACTTGACCAAGAAGAAGTACTCCcttcgtttcaatttagatgacacacTTTTCTTATTAGTTCGTTCCAAAAAGAACGACATATTTCTATACttagaaacaatttaactttaaacttttcattctactcactttattcttaatgagaagcttttatagtcacacaaatattATGGTTCCACTAAGCTTTTGCCTTTTAAGCTTTTAGTACCATATGTTTCAAAAGTCTaagtatttttttcttaaactctgtgccaaatcaaactaaaagggcagcccggtgcactacgCTCTCGATATGCGCAGGGTCCGGGGAAGGATCGGACCATAAGGGTCTATTGTAAGTTGCTttatcctgcatttctgcaagaggttgtttccacggcttgaacccgtgacctccagGTCACATGgaagcaactttaccagttacaccagtgtcaagtcaaattacattatctaaattgaaacggagggcgTATTATTAGTGAAATTCAAGAAGATTACAGGAATGAAGAGAAGTGAATTGCTATCTTACTTTGTCTGTTTGGACAGCTTTGATAGTAAAGCAAGACTTTCTAGTTGAAGGAAAGATTTTAAAAGGAGCACCAGAAATGCCTTTGGGAGTGACAAGTCCATTGCCTCTTGTTAAAGAAGAAGCGAAGCTGCTCTTGAGTTGGCTAGCCATTGTGGTGGAAGCAGCAGTAGCCATTTTGGAAGTTTTGCTGGTCACTATTTTTGGTCAGTTATGAAATATAACAAAAGATGCAAACAAGTAACACAGTTGGATGTCATGTGACtggcaaagaaaatctttttgctCACTAAAATTCGTGGTTCCGAGGGATCAAGATGACTGACGTGGAAGCTTGTCATTGGTCATATATAGAACGTTATCCCTTATCCGAGCTACATTGGTTAAGAATGGATAGCTGAGTCAAGAGGCGGAACCAGGATCCAGAGGTAACCGGTGCACATTTAAAAttaatcaaaatttattttgtataTATGGTATCACTACTAATATAATAAAAAAAGTGCATAAAATATTAAACAAAGAATAAATTTTGAATATAGACTTGAACTCATAATAAGTATTTCTTTTTCACCTCGTAATAAGGATTGATAATTTAGGAAAATTTATTAGTTTATACATCAGCTTTACAATATACAGTAATTAGTTCACATAAGTTAGACAACATGCCTCATTATTCTTTAAAGTTTGCCCAATGTTTTAGTACAATTCATTTACAGATTTTTTTATAATACCAAACAAAAGTTTATTTACAGATTTACATATTAATATCAAATatagattcaaaaaaaaaatgaacaaaaaataACACTACAAAAAATCTGATTTTAGCGACGGACAAATTCTATGTAGCTAAACAAAAAAATCCatcgctaatctcatttagcgacggATTAGCGACATTATCAAGAAATTCTGCTAGCTATGGGTGATTTAGCGATAGATTAGTGACGACGTTTGTAGCTAATTCCTTTTTTTTGGTAGTGTAAGGATAGAGCGTATTAGAAAATTTTATTTCCTAACGACACGATATACGACAAAAAAATTTATGAGTAATTTATCTACAGCCGTCTAAATTCAATAAATGGGATATTTTCAAAACATAATATTGTAAATTATTTT encodes the following:
- the LOC104234039 gene encoding photosystem I reaction center subunit XI, chloroplastic-like, which encodes MATAASTTMASQLKSSFASSLTRGNGLVTPKGISGAPFKIFPSTRKSCFTIKAVQTDKPTYQVIQPLNGDPFIGSLETPVTSSPLIAWYLSNLPAYRTAVNPLLRGVEVGLAHGFLLVGPFVKAGPLRNTEYAGGAGSLAAAGLVVILSICLTIYGISSFKEGEASTAPALTLTGRKKVPDQLQTAEGWSKFTGGFFFGGISGVTWAYFLLYVLDLPYYVK